The following coding sequences lie in one Mycobacterium sp. DL440 genomic window:
- a CDS encoding AraC family transcriptional regulator, which translates to MQSSGRGAAGPVLLRPSPPLAAHVQFFGYWHNTQATTHHSRALPRGAATVIIDLAARDRVDFYAADATTRLDVGAAFIAGAGVTSYVTQIDRSQTVLTIHFRPGGASAFLPVPLGDLEDTCVDLDTVWGRDASALRARLIGARAVRARVALVESFLLARMRPRDPAVGAVLLAAEDQPSLRVAEACALTGLSARRLIASFRAEVGLTPKTYLRVRRFQAAMRQLDADDASGARIAADLGYFDQAHLVREFRSFTAMTPTQYTQRRTWLPSHVGISPPR; encoded by the coding sequence ATGCAGAGTTCCGGACGAGGCGCGGCCGGCCCGGTATTGCTACGGCCGAGCCCACCGCTGGCCGCCCACGTTCAGTTCTTCGGATACTGGCACAACACGCAGGCCACGACCCATCACAGCCGTGCCCTCCCCCGCGGCGCGGCGACCGTGATCATCGACCTCGCTGCCCGAGACCGGGTCGATTTCTACGCCGCCGACGCCACCACCCGCCTCGACGTCGGCGCCGCCTTCATCGCCGGGGCCGGGGTGACCTCGTACGTCACCCAGATCGACCGATCGCAAACCGTGCTGACCATCCACTTCCGTCCCGGTGGCGCCTCGGCCTTTCTGCCGGTACCGCTGGGGGACCTCGAGGACACCTGCGTGGACCTGGACACGGTCTGGGGCCGCGACGCGTCGGCCCTGCGCGCCCGGCTGATCGGGGCCCGCGCGGTCCGGGCCAGGGTGGCACTGGTTGAGTCATTTCTGCTGGCGCGCATGAGACCCCGCGATCCGGCGGTGGGCGCGGTCCTGCTCGCGGCCGAAGATCAGCCCTCACTGCGGGTGGCCGAGGCCTGCGCGCTGACCGGGTTGTCGGCCCGACGGCTGATCGCGTCCTTCCGGGCCGAAGTGGGTCTGACTCCCAAGACGTACCTGCGGGTGCGACGCTTCCAGGCGGCGATGCGGCAGCTGGACGCCGACGACGCCAGCGGCGCCCGGATCGCGGCCGATCTGGGCTACTTCGACCAGGCGCACCTCGTCCGGGAGTTTCGTTCGTTCACCGCCATGACGCCCACGCAGTACACACAGCGCCGCACCTGGCTGCCGAGTCACGTCGGAATCAGCCCGCCGCGGTGA